GGCATGACCGGCTATCTCGCCTATCTCACGGACGGTCAGGAGCCGCCGCGACACACGCGCGTCTTGATCCAGTTCACCAATGGCGACAGGTTGGCGTTTGTGAACCAGCGCATCTTTGGAAGGGTCGGGCTGGTAGAGGATGCCGATCGATTGCGCGAACTGAAGTCCCTTGGGCCGGATGCTCTTGCCTCGAATCTTGATCTCGACGCATTTCGAAAAATAGTCGCGGGGCGAATCGGCAAGATAAAAGCGATACTAATGAATCAGAAGCTCATCGCCGGCATCGGGAATATCTATTCGGACGAGATCCTTTTTCAGGCGGGAGTCCATCCCGAAACGCGTGCTCGCGATTTGGACGAAGCGGCCCTTAAGCATCTGTTTCGCTCCATGAAGCAGGTGCTCGAGGAGGTAATCGAGTGTCAGGCTGACTCCCGGAAAATACCGGAGTCTTTTCTGCTGTCACATCGGAGCAGGGACGGTCGATGTCCGAAGGACGGTAAAAAGCTTTCGCGCGCAAAAATATTGGGAAGAACTGCTTATTTCTGTCCCGAACACCAATTCAAAAAGTAGTATTGCCTCAGGGCTCACCCCAGTTGGAACGCAACAAGGCGGATGTGTCAGGGCGAGTGGAGCCCTTGACAATCGCGAACATTAGCACGCGCGCCCGCATATTGTTAATCTAAAAAGAGGAAGGGTTGTCCTATACTTATCCTCTACTAGATTGATATTACAGCAAATACAGGTGAACGAAAAAATAAACGAAAGGAAGGTTTTGCCATATGGCTGAGCATAGACAGGGCGGCGTTCTCACGGAGAGGAGAACGATGAGAGCCTTTGTGATGAAAGGGATCGGGGAGGTGGGCATTGTTGAAAAGCCGATTCCCGAGGATCCCGGCCCGAATGGGGCGATCATAAGAACGACCAGGGCGCTTATTTGCACGTCGGATGCGCACACGGTGTTGGGCGGTATCGCCGAGCGCAGGGATCTCACCCTCGGCCATGAGGCCGTTGGCATAGTGCATCGGCTCGGCAGCGAGGTCAGGCACGTCAAAGAAGGCGACCGCGTCGCCGTCAATGCGATTACGCCGTGTTATCACTGTGAAAACTGTCTTCGCGGCTACACTTCACAGTGCACCACGATGCTCGGCGGTTGGAAGTTCGCAAACACGAAAGACGGCGTGTTTTCCGACTTCTTTCATGTGAATGACGCCGAAGCCAACCTTGCGCCTATTCCCGATTCCGTTCCCGACGAGGCGGCCGTTTACACGTGCGACATGATGTCGACAGGCTTCATGGGCGCCGAGAACGCGAATATCCCTGTCGGGGGCATTGTGGCGGTATTCGCGCAAGGTCCGGTGGGGCTGATGGCGACCGCGGGTGCAAAGCTTTTGGGAGCGGGACTGATCATCACTGTAGAATCGATCCCCCGGCGCAAAGAGCTTTCCAAACGATACGGAGCCGATTTGGTGATCGACTTCAAGGATCGTGATCCCGTCAAGGCGATACTTGATCTTACCGATGGCAGCGGAGTGGATTCGAGCATCGAATCGCTAGGATCGCAAGCGACGTTTGAGGCCTGCATAAAAGTGACCCGCCCGGGCGGCACCATTTCCTCGATCGGGTACTACGGCAAAGGAGACTACGTCAAGATTCCGCGCGTCGAATGGGGGGTTGGGATGGGTGATAAAACCATCCGGACCGGCCTGTGCCCGGGCGGCAAGGAGCGGATGAAGCGGCTGTTGAGGATGATCGAGAACGGGCGAATCGACCCGACGCCTTTGACTTCGCACACGTTCGGTTTTGACGAGATCGAGAAGGCGTTCCACTTGATGGAAACGAAAGGCGATAACATCATAAAGCCGCTTATCATCTTTGATTGAAACAGATTTTCGGCGCCTGCGACTCCATGGCGCGCTTGTTGTAAGGAGGGAAATTCAATGGCGAAAGTCGCAATTAACGGAATGGGGCGCATTGGTCGCGCCGCCTTCAAGCTCGTGTTGGAAACGCCGGAACTCGAACTGGTGGCGGTAAACGACATCGTGCCGGCCGACAACCTTGCGTATCTGCTGAAGTATGATTCGGTCTACGGCAGATATGAAAAGAGCGTTGAGGCCCGCGATAACAAGTTGGTGATCGAAGGCAGAGAATATGAGGTTTTGAACGTCAAAGACCCCGCCCAACTTCCATGGAAAGAAAAGGGGGTCGATATCGTATTTGAATGTACCGGGATGTTCACCGCAAAAGGTGACATGCAAAAACACATCGAGGCAGGTGCAAAACACGTGATCCTGTCGGCTCCGTCAAAGAGCGAGGATGTCGCCACCGTTGTTCATGGGGTGAATCATGCAGACGGTTCGCTCGAGATGATCTCGTGCGCGAGTTGTACGACGAACTGCATTGCCCCCGTAGTCGAGATCATCGGACGCAGAATCGGTTTCCAAAAAGCCATTATGACTACCCTGCATGCGTATACTTCATCTCAGAAAATCGTAGACGGTCCAAGCAAGAAGTGGCGACGGGGCCGGGCGGGGGCGGCGAATTTTGTGCCGACTTCCACCGGCGCCGCCATCGCGACCACCAAGGCTCTGCCTCAATACAAGGGAAAATTCGATGGGGTGGCGGTCCGCGCGCCTGTGGCTGTCGGATCGATTGCCGACATTATTTTTCTGACGGAACGCTTGACTTCAGTTGAGGAAATCAATTCAATTTTCAGGGAAGAGTCGCAGTCCGAGAGATACCGAGGGATTCTGGGTGTTTCCGAGGACCCAATCGTGTCGGCCGACATCATCAAAGACCCCCGCGCATCGGTCGTTGATCTGGCGATGACGCAGGTGGTCGACGGGAATCTGATTAAGGTAATGAGTTGGTACGATAACGAATGGGGCTTCAGCAACCAGATGATACGGGAGGCGGTCAGTATCGCGAAGGAAATGGACGTCGCGCTGGCGCAGTGAGATGCGTGAGAGCTTCCCCGAACTTATCGAAGGTCGCGCATACGCCTGTGATTGCATGTTGAGCAACGGTTTGCGCCCGATTGGTTTGATTTTCGCGAGAAAACGCGGTAAAGTAAAATGATAGGCCGGATTGATTCAGTTATTCAAAGGGGTGTGAAATGAAAGCTATGGTAGTTGCCGCTTTGATGGCCGTTACGCTTACGAGTTGCGCCTCGAGCATGTCCGGCAGCGCCTATTCTCGCGATCAAGCGCGCCAGGTGCAGACGGTGCGCGAGGGCACAGTGGTCAGTGTGAGGCCGGTGCAGATTGAGGGAACAAAATCGGGCCTCGGGACAATAGCGGGCGGAGTTCTCGGCGGTGCACTCGGCAGCGCGATCGGCGACGGCTCGGGTCAGATAATCGGAATAGCGGCGGGAGGCGTGGGCGGCGCCCTTGCGGGATCAGCCGTCGAAGAAGGGGTCACGCGCCAGAACGGATTGGAAATAACCATTGATATGGATTCCGGTGAGACGCTTGCGATTGTGCAGGCGGCAGATGAGACCTTCGTCTCCGGTGAGAGAGTGAAGGTCATACACGGACCGGACGGCGCGCGCGTAACTCATTAGTTTTCACCC
This Candidatus Abyssobacteria bacterium SURF_5 DNA region includes the following protein-coding sequences:
- the gap gene encoding type I glyceraldehyde-3-phosphate dehydrogenase codes for the protein MAKVAINGMGRIGRAAFKLVLETPELELVAVNDIVPADNLAYLLKYDSVYGRYEKSVEARDNKLVIEGREYEVLNVKDPAQLPWKEKGVDIVFECTGMFTAKGDMQKHIEAGAKHVILSAPSKSEDVATVVHGVNHADGSLEMISCASCTTNCIAPVVEIIGRRIGFQKAIMTTLHAYTSSQKIVDGPSKKWRRGRAGAANFVPTSTGAAIATTKALPQYKGKFDGVAVRAPVAVGSIADIIFLTERLTSVEEINSIFREESQSERYRGILGVSEDPIVSADIIKDPRASVVDLAMTQVVDGNLIKVMSWYDNEWGFSNQMIREAVSIAKEMDVALAQ
- a CDS encoding NAD(P)-dependent alcohol dehydrogenase, which produces MRAFVMKGIGEVGIVEKPIPEDPGPNGAIIRTTRALICTSDAHTVLGGIAERRDLTLGHEAVGIVHRLGSEVRHVKEGDRVAVNAITPCYHCENCLRGYTSQCTTMLGGWKFANTKDGVFSDFFHVNDAEANLAPIPDSVPDEAAVYTCDMMSTGFMGAENANIPVGGIVAVFAQGPVGLMATAGAKLLGAGLIITVESIPRRKELSKRYGADLVIDFKDRDPVKAILDLTDGSGVDSSIESLGSQATFEACIKVTRPGGTISSIGYYGKGDYVKIPRVEWGVGMGDKTIRTGLCPGGKERMKRLLRMIENGRIDPTPLTSHTFGFDEIEKAFHLMETKGDNIIKPLIIFD
- a CDS encoding Fpg/Nei family DNA glycosylase, producing MPELPDVETFRRYFESTSLGRTIERVDVLDRRMLDDISPRKLQLALAKKKFTDSVRCGKYLLANVSNDGSLTLHFGMTGYLAYLTDGQEPPRHTRVLIQFTNGDRLAFVNQRIFGRVGLVEDADRLRELKSLGPDALASNLDLDAFRKIVAGRIGKIKAILMNQKLIAGIGNIYSDEILFQAGVHPETRARDLDEAALKHLFRSMKQVLEEVIECQADSRKIPESFLLSHRSRDGRCPKDGKKLSRAKILGRTAYFCPEHQFKK
- a CDS encoding glycine zipper 2TM domain-containing protein, whose protein sequence is MKAMVVAALMAVTLTSCASSMSGSAYSRDQARQVQTVREGTVVSVRPVQIEGTKSGLGTIAGGVLGGALGSAIGDGSGQIIGIAAGGVGGALAGSAVEEGVTRQNGLEITIDMDSGETLAIVQAADETFVSGERVKVIHGPDGARVTH